One region of Triticum aestivum cultivar Chinese Spring chromosome 6B, IWGSC CS RefSeq v2.1, whole genome shotgun sequence genomic DNA includes:
- the LOC123140083 gene encoding NADH-ubiquinone oxidoreductase chain 6 yields the protein MRLLAPAFKFHFKGGRRTMILSVLSSPALVSGLMVVRAKNPVHSVLFPILVFCDTSGLLILLGLDFSAMISPVVHIGAIAVSFLFVVMMFNIQIAEIHEEVLRYLPVSGIIGLIFWWEMFFILDNETIPLLPTHRNTTSLRYTVYAGKVRSWTNLETLGNLLYTYYSVWFLVSSLILLVAMIGAIVLTMHRTTKVKRQDVFRRNALDSRSHIMNRTISPFGHSHRRSFSSGAGGPPDNYKETFKMWI from the coding sequence AtgcgtcttcttgctccagcattCAAGTTCCATTTCAAGGGAGGACGACGTACCATGATACTTTCTGTTTTGTCGAGCCCTGCTTTGGTCTCTGGTTTGATGGTTGTACGTGCTAAAAATCCGGTACATTCCGTTTTGTTTCCCATCCTAGTCTTTTGCGACACTTCTGGTTTACTTATTTTGTTAGGTCTCGACTTCTCCGCTATGATCTCCCCAGTAGTTCATATAGGAGCTATTGCCGTTTCATTCCTATTCGTGGTTATGATGTTCAATATTCAAATAGCGGAGATTCACGAAGAAGTATTGCGCTATTTACCAGTGAGTGGTATTATTGGACTGATCTTTTGGTGGGAAATGTTCTTCATTTTAGATAATGAAACCATTCCATTACTACCAACCCACAGAAATACGACCTCTCTGAGATATACGGTTTATGCCGGAAAGGTACGAAGTTGGACTAATTTGGAAACATTGGGCAATTTACTTTATACCTACTATTCCGTCTGGTTTTTGGTTTCTAGTCTGATTTTATTAGTTGCTATGATTGGGGCTATAGTACTTACTATGCATAGGACTACAAAGGTGAAAAGACAGGATGTATTCCGACGAAATGCCTTGGATTCTAGGAGCCATATAATGAACAGGACTATTTCTCCTTTTGGCCATAGCCATAGAAGAAGCTTCTCCTCCGGAGCGGGGGGACCGCCTGACAATTACAAAGAAACCTTTAAAATGTGGATTTAG
- the LOC123140085 gene encoding putative 12-oxophytodienoate reductase 11 has product MSKQGGIGSTVPLLTPYKMGAFDLSHRVVLAPLTRTRSYGNVPQPHAILYYQQRTTKGGLLIAEATGVSDTAQGYKDTPGIWTKEQVEAWKPIVDGVHAKGGIFFCQIWHVGRVSNHTYQPNGQAPISSTDKPLKPMVIDKHIVADFATPRPLETDEIPMVINDFRVAARNAIEAGFDGVEIHGAHGYLIDQFFKDQVNGRTDKYGGSLENRCRFGLEVVQAVVDEIGAGKVGMRLSPFANYWESSDSNPGALGLYMAHALNKIGILYCHTVEPRMITFVDKVETPNSLRAMRDAFKGTFIVAGGYGREDGNAAVSSGYADLVAYGRLFLSNPDLPQRFEIDAPLNKYNRDTFYISDPVVGYTDYPFHLSDV; this is encoded by the exons atgagcaagcAGGGTGGTATTGGTAGCACGGTCCCTCTCCTCACCCCATACAAGATGGGCGCGTTCGATCTCTCCCACAG GGTAGTTCTTGCACCGCTTACAAGGACACGATCCTACGGCAATGTTCCTCAGCCCCATGCCATACTGTATTATCAGCAGAGAACAACCAAAGGAGGCCTCTTGATTGCCGAGGCCACTGGAGTCTCAGACACTGCCCAAGG GTACAAAGATACTCCTGGCATTTGGACAAAGGAGCAGGTGGAAGCGTGGAAGCCTATCGTAGATGGGGTTCATGCCAAGGGAGGGATATTTTTCTGTCAGATTTGGCATGTCGGAAGAGTCTCTAATCATA CTTATCAGCCTAATGGACAAGCTCCGATATCGAGCACCGATAAGCCATTGAAACCTATGGTGATAGACAAGCACATAGTAGCTGATTTCGCAACGCCTAGGCCACTGGAAACCGATGAGATCCCTATGGTCATCAATGATTTCAGGGTTGCTGCTAGAAATGCAATTGAAGCTG GATTTGATGGTGTTGAGATCCATGGGGCTCATGGCTATTTGATCGATCAGTTTTTCAAGGACCAAGTCAATGGACGCACTGACAAATACGGTGGGAGCTTAGAGAATCGTTGCCGGTTTGGACTAGAAGTAGTCCAAGCCGTGGTAGATGAAATCGGAGCTGGTAAGGTTGGGATGAGGCTCTCACCCTTTGCAAACTACTGGGAATCGTCAGACTCCAACCCGGGAGCTCTAGGCCTGTACATGGCACACGCGCTGAACAAAATTGGGATCCTCTACTGTCACACGGTCGAGCCACGGATGATAACGTTCGTTGACAAGGTTGAAACTCCAAATAGCCTTCGCGCCATGCGGGATGCTTTCAAGGGAACGTTTATTGTAGCTGGTGGCTACGGCAGGGAGGATGGAAACGCAGCTGTCTCCAGTGGCTATGCTGATCTGGTTGCATACGGACGCTTGTTCTTGTCTAATCCTGACTTGCCTCAGAGGTTTGAGATTGATGCTCCTCTAAACAAGTACAACAGAGATACTTTCTACATCTCCGATCCAGTTGTTGGATACACTGACTACCCATTCCATCTATCCGATGTATAA